From Cuculus canorus isolate bCucCan1 chromosome 7, bCucCan1.pri, whole genome shotgun sequence, one genomic window encodes:
- the RPP30 gene encoding ribonuclease P protein subunit p30 isoform X3, whose product MDFKEKKQEIVKPVSPSELFPSLPIVQGTSKRIKVLTRLTLIVSDPSHCNLLRSTSANIRLYDIIAVFPKTEKLFHIACTTLDVDLVCINVTEKLPFYFRRPPVNMAIDRGIYFELLYTPAIKDSTMRRYTISNAISLMQICKGKNIVISSAAERPLELRGPYDVANLGLLFGLSEGEAKAAVSTNCRATVLHGETRKSACGVVYTVKKPRKVEEEETTLPACKKAKT is encoded by the exons atggattttaaagaaaagaaacag GAAATTGTCAAGCCAGTATCTCCCTCAGAGTTGTTTCCATCTTTGCCTATTGTACAA GGGACATCTAAAAGAATTAAAGTCTTAACCCGGCTGACACTTATTGTTTCTGATCCTTCCCACTGTAATCTCTTG AGATCAACATCTGCAAATATAAGGTTATATGACATCATAGCAGTATTTCCAAAGACTGAGAAACTGTTCCAT ATCGCTTGCACAACTCTAGATGTGGATTTGGTATGCATAAATGTAACAGAAAAGCTGCCATTCTACTTCCGAAGACCTCCTGTGAATATG GCAATAGATCGAGGCATTTACTTTGAACTTCTTTACACGCCTGCCATCAAAGACTCCACAATGAGAAGATACACAATTTCAAATGCAATCAGCCTTATGCAGATCTGCAAAGGAAAG aacatTGTTATATCTAGTGCAGCTGAAAGG ccTCTAGAGCTACGAGGTCCTTACGATGTGGCTAATCT AGGTTTGCTGTTCGGCTTGTCTGAAGGTGAAGCCAAGGCAGCTGTGTCTACCAACTGCAGAGCCACTGTGCTCCATGGAG AAACTCGGAAGAGTGCCTGTGGGGTAGTGTACACAGTGAAGAAGCCTCGcaaggttgaggaggaagaaacaacACTGCCAGCTTGCAAGAAAGCCAAGACTTAA
- the RPP30 gene encoding ribonuclease P protein subunit p30 isoform X2, which translates to MAGFADLNVPHGPDKKSLQSLLEAAAHLGYSAVALNHVMDFKEKKQEIVKPVSPSELFPSLPIVQGTSKRIKVLTRLTLIVSDPSHCNLLIACTTLDVDLVCINVTEKLPFYFRRPPVNMAIDRGIYFELLYTPAIKDSTMRRYTISNAISLMQICKGKNIVISSAAERPLELRGPYDVANLGLLFGLSEGEAKAAVSTNCRATVLHGETRKSACGVVYTVKKPRKVEEEETTLPACKKAKT; encoded by the exons ATGGCCGGCTTCGCCGACCTGAACGTGCCGCACGGCCCGGACAAGAAGTCCCTGCAGAGCCTGCTGGAGGCCGCGGCGCACC TGGGATATTCTGCAGTTGCTCTTAATCATGTCatggattttaaagaaaagaaacag GAAATTGTCAAGCCAGTATCTCCCTCAGAGTTGTTTCCATCTTTGCCTATTGTACAA GGGACATCTAAAAGAATTAAAGTCTTAACCCGGCTGACACTTATTGTTTCTGATCCTTCCCACTGTAATCTCTTG ATCGCTTGCACAACTCTAGATGTGGATTTGGTATGCATAAATGTAACAGAAAAGCTGCCATTCTACTTCCGAAGACCTCCTGTGAATATG GCAATAGATCGAGGCATTTACTTTGAACTTCTTTACACGCCTGCCATCAAAGACTCCACAATGAGAAGATACACAATTTCAAATGCAATCAGCCTTATGCAGATCTGCAAAGGAAAG aacatTGTTATATCTAGTGCAGCTGAAAGG ccTCTAGAGCTACGAGGTCCTTACGATGTGGCTAATCT AGGTTTGCTGTTCGGCTTGTCTGAAGGTGAAGCCAAGGCAGCTGTGTCTACCAACTGCAGAGCCACTGTGCTCCATGGAG AAACTCGGAAGAGTGCCTGTGGGGTAGTGTACACAGTGAAGAAGCCTCGcaaggttgaggaggaagaaacaacACTGCCAGCTTGCAAGAAAGCCAAGACTTAA
- the RPP30 gene encoding ribonuclease P protein subunit p30 isoform X1, translated as MAGFADLNVPHGPDKKSLQSLLEAAAHLGYSAVALNHVMDFKEKKQEIVKPVSPSELFPSLPIVQGTSKRIKVLTRLTLIVSDPSHCNLLRSTSANIRLYDIIAVFPKTEKLFHIACTTLDVDLVCINVTEKLPFYFRRPPVNMAIDRGIYFELLYTPAIKDSTMRRYTISNAISLMQICKGKNIVISSAAERPLELRGPYDVANLGLLFGLSEGEAKAAVSTNCRATVLHGETRKSACGVVYTVKKPRKVEEEETTLPACKKAKT; from the exons ATGGCCGGCTTCGCCGACCTGAACGTGCCGCACGGCCCGGACAAGAAGTCCCTGCAGAGCCTGCTGGAGGCCGCGGCGCACC TGGGATATTCTGCAGTTGCTCTTAATCATGTCatggattttaaagaaaagaaacag GAAATTGTCAAGCCAGTATCTCCCTCAGAGTTGTTTCCATCTTTGCCTATTGTACAA GGGACATCTAAAAGAATTAAAGTCTTAACCCGGCTGACACTTATTGTTTCTGATCCTTCCCACTGTAATCTCTTG AGATCAACATCTGCAAATATAAGGTTATATGACATCATAGCAGTATTTCCAAAGACTGAGAAACTGTTCCAT ATCGCTTGCACAACTCTAGATGTGGATTTGGTATGCATAAATGTAACAGAAAAGCTGCCATTCTACTTCCGAAGACCTCCTGTGAATATG GCAATAGATCGAGGCATTTACTTTGAACTTCTTTACACGCCTGCCATCAAAGACTCCACAATGAGAAGATACACAATTTCAAATGCAATCAGCCTTATGCAGATCTGCAAAGGAAAG aacatTGTTATATCTAGTGCAGCTGAAAGG ccTCTAGAGCTACGAGGTCCTTACGATGTGGCTAATCT AGGTTTGCTGTTCGGCTTGTCTGAAGGTGAAGCCAAGGCAGCTGTGTCTACCAACTGCAGAGCCACTGTGCTCCATGGAG AAACTCGGAAGAGTGCCTGTGGGGTAGTGTACACAGTGAAGAAGCCTCGcaaggttgaggaggaagaaacaacACTGCCAGCTTGCAAGAAAGCCAAGACTTAA